The genomic segment GACGTCCGACCGAGGTGAGGCGAGACTCTAGCCGAGGCCGGTGACACCGGTACGCCGGGTTCGTCCACCGGGCACCACCGTCGTTCGGGCCGGCGGACCGAGGTCCCCTTCGAGGACGGTCCGGCTGATCGGAGGGCGGTCCCAGCGGGCGAGGATCTCGTTGGCCAGGTCGACGATCGCGGCCCCGGCGTCAGGTCCACCGCGATCCGGTCGCCGCAGCCGTTGTCGCCGACGACGATCCAGCCGGGCGAGCCGACGGAGGGGCCGGCCGTACGCCGGGCGAGCCCACCCCCGCTCAGGGCCGGCACAGCGCCCCCACAGGGTCGGTTAAATCGTTTCATTCACCAGGATTCGAAGTGCGTCCCACCCATTGACCGGATTCGACGCGGAACCCTAACCTCCGGGCAATCGCATTGAAACCTTTCATGAACGGTCGTTCTCACCGGCCGACCTCATCGACATCGACCCGAAGGTGCACCATGGCGCGGGACTTCTCACGGCGAAGACTTCTCCAGCTGGGCGGCACCGCAGCCGCCTCCGTCGTCCTGTCCGGGCCCCGGGCCTTCGCCGCCCCCGGCCCGGCAGGCACGATCGGTGCCGCGGGGAAGCCGCCCGCGCCCACCGGGATGCTCACCGATCTGCTGCCGCGGGCGCTGGGCACGAGTGCCGGACACAAGCCTCGCTTCAGCTGGCAGGTGCCCGACTTCTGTGCCGGTACCGTGCAGCACGCCTACCAGCTCCAACTGGCGGCCACCCCGGGCGGTTTCCAGGACGACGAGCTGGTGTGGGACTCCGGGAAGCGGAAGTCCGCCGACTCCACGGCCGTACCGTACGGCGGACCCGCCCTGCAGCCCCGTACTGCCTACTGGTGGCGGGTCAGCAGCTGGGGTGAGCGGCGTTCGGCCTGGTCGGAGCCGACCCTGCTGGCCACGTCGGTCGAGGACGAATGGGAGGCGAAGCCTATCTGGGCACCGGCCGGGCCGGTGATGACCGACGGCACCCTCACCGTCCGCGTGAAGATCAGCGCCGTGGCCGCCGGGCTGTGGTTCCGGGCCACGAACACCGCCAACAACTACATGTGGCAGCTGCGCGCGGGCACCACCGGTGTCCTGCGCAAGCACGTCTGCGTGGGCGGCACGTACACCGTGCTCGGCGAGGTGAAGCTGCCGTTCGCGGTCACCGCCGGGGAGTGGGTCGACCTCGGCGTCACCATGGCGGGCGCCACCTTCACCACCACCGTCAACGGCACCGTCGTCGACACCACCACCGACAGCCGCTACGCCTCCGGCAACGTCGGTCTGCGCAACGGCAGCACCGAGTCCCAGGTCTACGACCGGGTCACCTTCACGGCCGCCGACGGCACGGTCCTCCTCGACGACGACTTCGCCTCCGACAAGGGCACCTTCGCCACCGGCACGGTCGCCGGCGGCGTCCTCACCTTCCCGGCCGGCGCGTCCTCGCTCTCCTCCTACGGAGCCGACGACACCTGGGCGCTGCTGCGCCACGAGTACGACACGGCGGCCGGCAAGGAGATAGCCGCGGCGATCCTCTATGTGGCGGCCACCTCGCCCGATCCGGCCCGGCAGTACGTCGCGAAGGTGTGGAGCAACGGCACGACGGTCGGTTACGCCTCCGTCCGCTCCGGCGAGGGGACCGCCTACCAGGCCTTCGACGTGACCTCCACGCTGCGTGCCGACGGCAGGGCCAACGCGCTGGCCGCACTGTGCTGGACCACCTCGCAGCAGAAGTTCCTGGCCCAGCTGGAGATCACGTACACCGACGGCAGCCGGTCGACCGTCGCCTCCGGGGACCACTGGACGGCGCGCCGCCAGGCCGGGTTGCTGCCGTCGAAGGGCAGCGCGGGCAGCAGCTACTTCACCGTTCCGCAGGAGTACTGGGACCTGCGCCGCGAGCCGGTGGGCTGGACCAAGCCGGGCTTCGACGACGGCGACTGGCTCAAGCCGGTCGTCCGTACGGCGATCGACGGTCTCGTCCCGGCCCTGATCGAGGCGATACGGCCGCACGACGTCACCCCCGCCTCCGTCACCCAGGTCGCCGACGGACGCTGGCTGGTCGACCTCGGCCGGGAGATCGTCGGCGGGCTGGCCCTGGAGGTCACCGGCGGCGCGGGCGACACGGTCGAGGTGCGGCTCGGCGAGGAGCTGAACGCGGACGGCACGGTCAGGTACCAGCTGCGCGCCACCAACGCCTACCGCGAGGTGTGGACCCTGCGCGACGGCGAGCAGCGTGTCGAGCACTGGGGCTACCGCGGCTTCCGCTGGGCCGAGCTGCGCACCACACTCGACCTGTCGAAGGCGGTCGTCACCGGCCGCGCCTGGAAGCTCGACTGGGACGACTCGCACGCCTCGTTCCGCAGCTCCGACGCCGACCTGGACCGGGTGTGGGAGCTGTGCCGGTACTCCATCGAGGCCACGCGCGGCGACCTCTACACGGACACGCCCACCCGCGAACGCGGCCCGTACGAGGGCGACGCGCTGATCAACCAGCTCTCCGAGTACGGGGTGCAGCGCTCGTACGCGCTCGCCCGCTGGTCGAACGACTATCTGGTCCGGAAGGGCACCTGGCCCACCGAGTACCGGCTGATGTGCGCGATCTCCGCGTGGGAGGACTACCTCGCCACCGGCGACGACCGGCAGCTCGCCAAGGACTACGACCTGCTGACCGCCAAGAACCTCACCTCGTACCTGGACTCCGACGGGCTGGTCCGCAAGGCGCCCGGCGGCACCAGCCAGAACCTCGGCGATCTGGTCGACTGGCCGACAGCCAGCCGTGACGGTTACGTGTTCACCAACGTCAACACGGTCGTCAACGCCTTCCAGTACGCGGCCTTCGAGGCGCTCGCCGAGTGCGCCGCGGCCCTCGGCGAGGACGCCGACGCGACCGCCCTGCGCGGCCGGGCCGACACCCTCGCCACCGCCATGCGCGCCACCCTCCTCGACGGTGCGGGCGGGCGGTTCCTCGACGGCGTCGGCACCACGCACAGCGCCCAGCACGCGACCGCCTTCCCGGTGGCGCTGGGTGTCGCGGACACGCTGGACGAGGAGGTACGGGCCAGGCTGGGCGACACCCTGGCGGCGGGCGGCATGAAGGTGAGCGTGTACGGGTCGCAGTTCCTGCTCGACGCGCTGTTCCGGCTGGGCCGCTCCGACGCGGCGCTCGCCCTGCTCACCTCCACGGCCACCAACTCGTGGCTGCACATGCTGGACGCGCTCAAGGCGACCGTCGTCACGGAGGCGTGGGACCCCGCACTCAAGTCCAACATGACGCTCTCCCACGCCTGGGCGTCCGCGCCGGCCAACGCGGTGGCCCGGCACATCCTCGGCGTGCAGGTCAGCGAGCCCGGGGCGGCCGGGTTCCGGATCCGGCCCAGGACCGGGTCCCTGACCGAGGTCGAGGGGACGGTGCCCTCCGTGCGCGGGCCGGTCTCGGTCCGGGTGCGCCGCTCCGAGGACACGCACGCGACCCGGGTGACGGTGCCGCCGAACTCCCGTGCCGTGCTGGAGGTGGAGATCGGGGACGCCGACCCGGAGACGTACCGGGTGAACGGCACCACGCCCGGCGGGCAAGGTCGGGTGGAGGTCGAGTCGTTCACCGATCTGACGGGCACGGTGCTGCGGATCGGACCGGTGGGATCGGGCACGACGGAGGTGCGACGCGCGGCCTCCTGAGCCGCGGGTGGGGCGGATGTGACCGATAACCCGGAACGTGAGCCCATGCTGAGCTAGCCTCAGTTTTCTGGGGGCGAACTGATGTACGCCAAAAATCACTTCGGGGGTGTTGTGTCAGAGCAGCGGCCGGTGCCACCACGTGCGACGGCGGACAGGGCCGCGGCGCTGCGAGAGGCGGGGGCGCTGCCCCTGCGCCCCGGCGACCCGGACCGTATCGGTCCCTATGTGCCGGTGGGATTGCTCGGGAGCGGCGGGATGGGGCGCGTCTATCTGGCGCGCCCCACGGACGGCGGCCCCGACCTCGTCGCGGTGAAGGTGATCAGGCCCGAGTACGCGGAGGACATCCGGTTCCGCCGCCGGTTCGAGCAGGAGGCGTCGGTGCACAGCCGGGTGCGGACGCCGCGCATGCCGCGCCTGGCCGGCACGGGCTTCCGGGACGAACTGCTGTGGATGGCCACCGAGTATCTGCCGGGGCTCGATCTGGCGGCGGCCGTGCACGAGGACGGCCCCTTGTCGGCCGTCGCCGTCCGGCGGCTGGTGGCGGAGCTGGGGCCGGCCCTCGCCGATCTCTCCGCCGCGGGGATCGTGCACCGGGACCTGAAGCCGTCCAACGTCCTGCTGTCCGCCCGGGGCGCGCACGTCATCGACTTCGGTATCGCGAAGGCCGCCGACGCGAGCGCGATCACCGGCACGGGCAACCGGGTCGGCACCCCGGCCTACATGTCGCCGGAGTATCTGCGGACAGGCACCTGCGACACGGCCTCGGACGTGTTCTCCCTGGCCTGCACCCTGATCTTCGCGGCGACCGGCAGCGCGCCGTTCGGCGACGGCACGGGCGTCGACGTCATGCACCGGGTGGCGTTCGAGGAGCCCAACCCGGAGGTGCTCGCCGAGATCTCGGCGGCCGACGCGAGGCTCACCGCACTGCTCTCCGCCTGCCTGGCCAAGGAGCCCGGAGATCGGCCGACGCCCGAGCAGTTGATCGAGGCCGCCCCGTCCGGCTCCCCGGGGTCCGAGGCGACCGGACCGTCCGGGACGTTCGGCTGGCCCGACCCGCTGGGCGGCAGAGTGCTGGCCCGGCAGCAGGCGTACGAGGCGCTGTGCCGGCTCCCCCTCGAACAGCCCGGCCCCGAACCGCGGGGGAAGGCCCCGGCCGCCGTCGCCGCGTCGCCGGGTCCGTCCGCCGACGCCTCGGCACAACCGTTACCCCCGACGCCGCCCGGCACCCGGACCCGCCGTAGGCGCGTGCTGATCGGAGCCTCCGGTCTGGCTCTCTGCGTCGCGGCCACCGGTGTCGTCGTACTCACCCTCCGAAGCCCCTCCACCACCACGGCCTCGCCGCAGCGAGGTATGACGAAGTCCGCCGACGCACGGCCCGGCGACGCCGCCTCGGGGTCGGCGACCGCGGGCTCGAACGGTGCGGCGGCGGCCCCGGACGGCGGATCGGGGGTCTCGGAGGTGTCCGGCAAGGACGACCGGGACGCGGTCGACGACGGCCCCCCGCGCCCCGACGAGTCCGGTTCGGGTTCCGGTTCCGCGAGCGACGACGAACACGCGGACTCCTCCGCTCCCGCCACCGAGACCAGCGCGCCCACCGAGCCCACGGCGAGCCCGACCGACGAGCCCACCGAGCCCTCGACCCCGGCCTGGCTCTCGGAGTGCACGTACTACTCCGGCAATGGGCGCACCCGTCTGGGGAACAGCGGCAAACGCGTGGTGCAGGTCCAGTGCATGCTGACCAGGCGCGGGTACGGCGTCGGGGACGCGGAAGGCGACTTCGGGACCGGGACGCAGGACGCGGTGCGGAACTTCCAGAGCGACAAGGGGCTGGACCCCGACGGCGTCGTCGCGCAAGGCACCTGGGCGGCGCTGCGCGGCACGGACTGACCTCTCGGTCCGCCGGCGTCCGCCGGGCAGCCCGGGCCGCGCCTCGGTCAGTCGACGAACAGCCCCCGCGCCGCGGCCCGCGCGTCGAACTCCTCCAGGTGGGCCTGGGCGTCCGGGAGGGCGTCGCACATCGCCTCCAGGAGGACCTGGCCCAGCAGCATGGGGGCGCTGACGGTGTCGAAGACGAGGCCGGTGCCCACGGCGGCGGGGAGCAGCAGGTCGCTGTGGGCGGCGACCGGGGCGAACGTGCCGTCGGCGACGGTCACCACGGTCAGGCCGACGGCACGGGCATGGGCGAGGGTGTCGAGGAGTTCGCGCGGGTGGCGGGGCAGCGCGAAGCACAGCAGCGCGCTCGCGCCGGCCTGCTGGGCCGCGTCGACGCGGTCGGCGAGCAGTGAGCCGCCCTCGTCGAGCAGCCGTACGTCGGTGTGGACCTTCGCGGCGAAGTAGGCGAAGCCGCGGGCCTGGGCGGCGGAGGCGCGCAGCCCGAGCACCGGCAGGGGCCGGGAGGCGGCGAGCAGACGGCCCGCGCGTTCGACGGGTTCGGGGTCGGTGAGCAGGGACGCCAGGTGCCGCAGGTTGTCGATCTCGGCCTGGACGGCGCGCTGGTACGGGTTGGCCGACCGTCCGTCGAAGCCGTGCCCGGTGGGTGCGACCGCCCGCAGGTGCTCGCGCAGGGCCGGATAGCCGTCGAAGCCGAGGGCGACCGCGAAGCGGGTCACCGACGGCTGGCTGACCCCGGCCAGGTGTGCCAGTTCCACGCTCGACAGGTAGGGCACGTCCGCCGCCTGCCGGACCAGGCAGTGCGCGATGCGGCGCTGTGTCGGAGTGAGCCGACGGCCTTCGAAGAGCTGCTGCAGCCGCGCGGCCGCGCCGACTCCGCCAGTTCCCTCGGTGCCGACTCCGCCACGTCCTTCGGTGCCGACTCCGCCACTTCCCTCGGTGCCAGCTCCGCCACTTCCTTCGGTGCCGACAACGTCAGGTCCTTCGGTGCCGACAGCGTCAGTCATCTGGTCCCCCAGCCGGTCGTCGTGCTCGGTCCCCTCCCCCTGCCCGGCGGGGTGGCCGGTGCGTGATGCCGGGCAGGAGTGGGGGCGACGGTGATGGCGTGACCGAGCCGGTCAGCTCACGAGGCCGGTGGACGTCAGCCAGTCCTCGGCTACGGCGTCCGCGTCCTCCTTGTCGTTGACGAGCTTCTTCATCATCTCCAGCAGGTCCTCGGTGGTGAGCTTGGCGGAGACGGCGTTGAGCGCCTCCTTGGCCTTGTCGTTCACCGCGTCCTTGTAGACGAGGGGCGTGACGTTCTGCGAGGAGAACAGGTTCTTCGGGTCCTCCAGGACCACCAGCTTGTCCGCGACGATGGCGGGGTCGGTGGTGTACAGGTTGGCGGCCTGCACCTTGTCGTCCTTCAGCAGCTTCACCAGGGTGGTCTGGGCACCCGCGTCGAGCGGCTGGAACTTGCCGAAGTCCACGCCGTAGACCTTCTTGAGGCCGACGCCGCCCTGGGTACGGGTCTTGAACTCCGACCCGGCCCCGAGGGTCATGTCGCCCGCGACCGGCTTGAGGTCGGCGAGCGTCTTGAGGTTGTACTTGGCGGCCGTCTCGGCGGTGACCGTCACCGAGTCCTTGTCCTCGGCCGCGGCGGAGTCGAGGATCTCCACGGACGACGGGAGCTTCTCCTTCAGTTCGGCGTTGATGTCCGCGGTGCTGGTCGCGGTGCTGTTCTTGTCGACCGCCACCGACAGCAGGGCGCCGTTGTACTCGGGGAAGACACCTATGCCGCCCTTGACGACCTGGTCGTAGTAGACCTCGCGGGCCCCGATGTCGAACTTGCGCGTCACCTTCAGGCCCTCGCTCTCCAGCGCCTGCGCATAGATCTCGGCGAGCAGCTGGTTCTCGGGGAAGTTCGCCGAGCCGACGACGATGGTCTTGCCGCCGCTGTCGCCACTGCTGCCGGTCAGCGGGTTGTCGTCGCTGTCACCGCCACCGCCACAGGCCGTCAGCGTGAGTGCGGTGATCAGACCGAAAGCGGCGCCTCTGTACATGCCTCGCATGGGTTTTTCCTCTCTGGGAGCCCGGGAGCTCGGAAGATTCGGCATCAGAAAATTCGGGGATCGGGGATCGGGGATCGGGGATCGGGGATCGGGGATCGGGGATCCACGAATCCGGGGATCCGGGGATTCAGGACTTCGACGCCGAGACCCTCAGGCCCGGCGAGACGACGGCGCGCCGGAGCGCGGTGAACGCGATCTGGACGACGAGCGCGAGGGCGACGACGACGGTGGAACCACCGATGACCAACCCGTAGTCGTTGCGGGAGAGTCCGTCGACGATGTAGCGGCCGAGGCCGCCGAGACCGGGGTAGGCGGCGACGGTCGCGGTGGCCACGACCTGGATCGCGGCGACCCGCAGTCCGAGGAGGATCAGCGGCAGCGCCATCGGCACCTCGACCCGGGTCAGGATCTCCCACTCGGTCATGCCGACCCCGCGCGCGGCGTCCCGGGTGGCGGGGTCCACGCCCCGTACCCCCTCGAAGGTGTTGATGAGGATCGGCGGGACCGCCAGCGCCACCAGGGCGACCAGTACGGGCGTGGTGCTGAGCCCGGCGAGCGTGACGACGAGGACGACCAGGCCGAAGGTGGGGATCGCGCGGGCGAGGTTCGCCACGCTGGCCACGGCGAAGGCGCCACGGCCGGTGTGTCCGACGAGCAGTCCGAACGTCAGGCCGATGAGGGCGGCGAACAGCAACGACAGTCCGCTGTAGGTGAGGTGCTCCACGAGTCGTCGCGGGATGCCCTCGTCTCCGTGCCACTGCGCCGAGGACGTCAGCCAGTCCCCCACGAGCTCCATCTGGTTCAGGAAATCGTTCATGCCGACGTCACCTTGTTCCGGGACCACGGGGTGAGCAGCCGCTGCGCCAGGACCAGCAGCGCGTCGGTGGTGAGCGCGAGCAGCATGATCAGGACGATCGCGGTGACGATCGGGGTGGGGAAGTCGAGTTGGAGGCCGCGGGTGATGTAGTAGCCGAGGCCGCCCTGGCCGATCAGCTGTCCCACGGCGACGAGGCTGATGGACGAGACCGCGGCGACGCGGACACCGGCGATGACGACGGGTACGGCGATGGGCAACTCGACCTGGACGACCCGGCGTACGGCGCCGAATCCCATGGCGGTGGCCGCGAGCCGGACGGGTTCGGGGACCGAGGCGAGGCCGTCGACCACGTTGGGGACCAGTACGGACAGGGTGTAGAGCGTCAGCGGGATCATCACCGTCTGTTCGGTCAGCCCGGTGTAGCGGACGAAGATCATGAACAGGGCGAGGGACGGGATCGAGTACAGGATGTTCGACACGGTCAGCACGGGCGGGTAGAGCCAGCGCCAGCGGTGGCACAGGATGCCGAGCGGCACGGAGATGATCAGCCCGAACAGCACCGGCAGCAGGCCGAGTCGGAGATGGATGCCGGTGTACTCGGCGAGTTCGGCCGTGTGATCGGCTATCCACTGCCACCGGACCAGCGGTTCGTCGTCGCTCATCGGTCACCGCCGCCCGGGGTGTCGGCGGAGGCCGTCTTGTCCACGGGCGACGCGGACTCGGCCGGCGCGGACCCAGCGGGCGCGGGGCCCGTCGGCTCGGACTCGGTCGGCGCGGACTCGGTCGGCGCGGTCGCCGTCGACTTGCCCTTTGCCGACGCGTCTTCGGCGGACCCGGCGGCGGTCGCCCCCGCGGACCGCTCGGCGGCGACGGCGCCGGCGGACAGCTCGTAGGCGTCCGCGACTCCGGCGACGGCGCCCTCCGCGTCGACGGCCACCGCGAGGCGGGCGGGTGACAGGAGCGCCGAGTCGAGGGCGGCCCGTGCCGAGTCACCGACGAGGCTGAAGGTGTGGCCGAGGGGGACCAGGGGCGCGTCCGCGAGGGTGCCGGCGTCCGGCAGTGCGTCGGTCGCGGCCCAGCCGAGGGGGCGCCGGGCGTCGTCGACGACGAGTACCCAGGGCGCGTCCACCGCCCTGGCCTCGGCGACGGGAGAGGTGGCCGACAGCACCGGGCCGTCGCGCAGCGGCAGTTCGGCCGCGTCGACGAAGGAGAGCCGGCGGATGCCCCGGTCCTGCCCCACGAAGTCGGCCACGAAGTCGTCGGCGGGCCGGGCGAGCAGCCGCTCGGGGGTGTCGAACTGGGCGAGCTTGCCGCCCGTGCGGAACACGGCGATGTTGTCGCCGAGTTTGATCGCCTCGTCGATGTCATGGGTGACGAACACGATCGTCTTGTGCAACTCCTTCTGCAGCCGGATGAACTCGGCCTGCAACTCCGCCCGCACGATCGGGTCGACCGCGCTGAACGGCTCGTCCATCAGCAGCACCGGCGGGTCGGCGCCCAGTGCCCTGGCCACCCCGACGCGCTGCTGCTGCCCGCCGGAGAGCTGGTTCGGGTAGCGCTTGGCCATCTCGGCGGGCAGGCCCACCAGTTCGAGCAGTTCCGCCGCCCTGGCCCGCGCCTTCTTCTTGCCCCACCCCAACAGCAGCGGAACGGTGGCTATGTTGTCCAGGATGGTGCGGTGCGGGAACAGCCCCGCGTGCTGGATCACATATCCGATGCCCCGGCGCAGCTCCGGCGCGTTGACCTCCCTGATGTCCCGGCCGCGCAGGCTCACCGTGCCGTCGGTCGGCTCCACCATGCGGTTGATCATGCGCAGGGTGGTGGTCTTGCCGCAGCCGGAAGGACCGACCAGGACCGTGA from the Streptomyces sp. NBC_00310 genome contains:
- a CDS encoding protein kinase domain-containing protein; translation: MYAKNHFGGVVSEQRPVPPRATADRAAALREAGALPLRPGDPDRIGPYVPVGLLGSGGMGRVYLARPTDGGPDLVAVKVIRPEYAEDIRFRRRFEQEASVHSRVRTPRMPRLAGTGFRDELLWMATEYLPGLDLAAAVHEDGPLSAVAVRRLVAELGPALADLSAAGIVHRDLKPSNVLLSARGAHVIDFGIAKAADASAITGTGNRVGTPAYMSPEYLRTGTCDTASDVFSLACTLIFAATGSAPFGDGTGVDVMHRVAFEEPNPEVLAEISAADARLTALLSACLAKEPGDRPTPEQLIEAAPSGSPGSEATGPSGTFGWPDPLGGRVLARQQAYEALCRLPLEQPGPEPRGKAPAAVAASPGPSADASAQPLPPTPPGTRTRRRRVLIGASGLALCVAATGVVVLTLRSPSTTTASPQRGMTKSADARPGDAASGSATAGSNGAAAAPDGGSGVSEVSGKDDRDAVDDGPPRPDESGSGSGSASDDEHADSSAPATETSAPTEPTASPTDEPTEPSTPAWLSECTYYSGNGRTRLGNSGKRVVQVQCMLTRRGYGVGDAEGDFGTGTQDAVRNFQSDKGLDPDGVVAQGTWAALRGTD
- a CDS encoding MurR/RpiR family transcriptional regulator: MTDAVGTEGPDVVGTEGSGGAGTEGSGGVGTEGRGGVGTEGTGGVGAAARLQQLFEGRRLTPTQRRIAHCLVRQAADVPYLSSVELAHLAGVSQPSVTRFAVALGFDGYPALREHLRAVAPTGHGFDGRSANPYQRAVQAEIDNLRHLASLLTDPEPVERAGRLLAASRPLPVLGLRASAAQARGFAYFAAKVHTDVRLLDEGGSLLADRVDAAQQAGASALLCFALPRHPRELLDTLAHARAVGLTVVTVADGTFAPVAAHSDLLLPAAVGTGLVFDTVSAPMLLGQVLLEAMCDALPDAQAHLEEFDARAAARGLFVD
- a CDS encoding ABC transporter permease, with amino-acid sequence MNDFLNQMELVGDWLTSSAQWHGDEGIPRRLVEHLTYSGLSLLFAALIGLTFGLLVGHTGRGAFAVASVANLARAIPTFGLVVLVVTLAGLSTTPVLVALVALAVPPILINTFEGVRGVDPATRDAARGVGMTEWEILTRVEVPMALPLILLGLRVAAIQVVATATVAAYPGLGGLGRYIVDGLSRNDYGLVIGGSTVVVALALVVQIAFTALRRAVVSPGLRVSASKS
- a CDS encoding ABC transporter substrate-binding protein codes for the protein MYRGAAFGLITALTLTACGGGGDSDDNPLTGSSGDSGGKTIVVGSANFPENQLLAEIYAQALESEGLKVTRKFDIGAREVYYDQVVKGGIGVFPEYNGALLSVAVDKNSTATSTADINAELKEKLPSSVEILDSAAAEDKDSVTVTAETAAKYNLKTLADLKPVAGDMTLGAGSEFKTRTQGGVGLKKVYGVDFGKFQPLDAGAQTTLVKLLKDDKVQAANLYTTDPAIVADKLVVLEDPKNLFSSQNVTPLVYKDAVNDKAKEALNAVSAKLTTEDLLEMMKKLVNDKEDADAVAEDWLTSTGLVS
- a CDS encoding ABC transporter ATP-binding protein, coding for MIRFDAVSKKYPNGTTAVDDLSLELAEGGITVLVGPSGCGKTTTLRMINRMVEPTDGTVSLRGRDIREVNAPELRRGIGYVIQHAGLFPHRTILDNIATVPLLLGWGKKKARARAAELLELVGLPAEMAKRYPNQLSGGQQQRVGVARALGADPPVLLMDEPFSAVDPIVRAELQAEFIRLQKELHKTIVFVTHDIDEAIKLGDNIAVFRTGGKLAQFDTPERLLARPADDFVADFVGQDRGIRRLSFVDAAELPLRDGPVLSATSPVAEARAVDAPWVLVVDDARRPLGWAATDALPDAGTLADAPLVPLGHTFSLVGDSARAALDSALLSPARLAVAVDAEGAVAGVADAYELSAGAVAAERSAGATAAGSAEDASAKGKSTATAPTESAPTESEPTGPAPAGSAPAESASPVDKTASADTPGGGDR
- a CDS encoding family 78 glycoside hydrolase catalytic domain, translated to MARDFSRRRLLQLGGTAAASVVLSGPRAFAAPGPAGTIGAAGKPPAPTGMLTDLLPRALGTSAGHKPRFSWQVPDFCAGTVQHAYQLQLAATPGGFQDDELVWDSGKRKSADSTAVPYGGPALQPRTAYWWRVSSWGERRSAWSEPTLLATSVEDEWEAKPIWAPAGPVMTDGTLTVRVKISAVAAGLWFRATNTANNYMWQLRAGTTGVLRKHVCVGGTYTVLGEVKLPFAVTAGEWVDLGVTMAGATFTTTVNGTVVDTTTDSRYASGNVGLRNGSTESQVYDRVTFTAADGTVLLDDDFASDKGTFATGTVAGGVLTFPAGASSLSSYGADDTWALLRHEYDTAAGKEIAAAILYVAATSPDPARQYVAKVWSNGTTVGYASVRSGEGTAYQAFDVTSTLRADGRANALAALCWTTSQQKFLAQLEITYTDGSRSTVASGDHWTARRQAGLLPSKGSAGSSYFTVPQEYWDLRREPVGWTKPGFDDGDWLKPVVRTAIDGLVPALIEAIRPHDVTPASVTQVADGRWLVDLGREIVGGLALEVTGGAGDTVEVRLGEELNADGTVRYQLRATNAYREVWTLRDGEQRVEHWGYRGFRWAELRTTLDLSKAVVTGRAWKLDWDDSHASFRSSDADLDRVWELCRYSIEATRGDLYTDTPTRERGPYEGDALINQLSEYGVQRSYALARWSNDYLVRKGTWPTEYRLMCAISAWEDYLATGDDRQLAKDYDLLTAKNLTSYLDSDGLVRKAPGGTSQNLGDLVDWPTASRDGYVFTNVNTVVNAFQYAAFEALAECAAALGEDADATALRGRADTLATAMRATLLDGAGGRFLDGVGTTHSAQHATAFPVALGVADTLDEEVRARLGDTLAAGGMKVSVYGSQFLLDALFRLGRSDAALALLTSTATNSWLHMLDALKATVVTEAWDPALKSNMTLSHAWASAPANAVARHILGVQVSEPGAAGFRIRPRTGSLTEVEGTVPSVRGPVSVRVRRSEDTHATRVTVPPNSRAVLEVEIGDADPETYRVNGTTPGGQGRVEVESFTDLTGTVLRIGPVGSGTTEVRRAAS
- a CDS encoding ABC transporter permease — encoded protein: MSDDEPLVRWQWIADHTAELAEYTGIHLRLGLLPVLFGLIISVPLGILCHRWRWLYPPVLTVSNILYSIPSLALFMIFVRYTGLTEQTVMIPLTLYTLSVLVPNVVDGLASVPEPVRLAATAMGFGAVRRVVQVELPIAVPVVIAGVRVAAVSSISLVAVGQLIGQGGLGYYITRGLQLDFPTPIVTAIVLIMLLALTTDALLVLAQRLLTPWSRNKVTSA